From one Chryseobacterium sp. 3008163 genomic stretch:
- a CDS encoding GIY-YIG nuclease family protein, which translates to MNKSQVEEYLLKLENLLLFEAEKYNVELNRNWSKSFPNESAVYIFREDDEICYIGETGSLRGRMTDILNTKNHTLRRNLGNFYFSSHSEYEKPSSRKSFSESIEKLLNEKLINNLTISYILVNLGRKELEERLFYKIDPKYSLKGKRGQKVKLIIN; encoded by the coding sequence ATGAATAAATCTCAGGTTGAAGAGTACTTATTAAAATTAGAAAATTTATTATTATTTGAAGCGGAGAAATACAATGTTGAATTGAATCGTAATTGGTCAAAATCTTTCCCGAATGAATCAGCAGTTTATATTTTTCGTGAGGATGATGAAATTTGCTATATTGGTGAAACAGGAAGTTTGAGAGGAAGAATGACAGACATTTTAAATACAAAGAATCATACTCTGAGAAGAAACTTAGGTAATTTTTATTTCTCATCACATTCTGAATATGAGAAACCAAGTTCGAGAAAAAGTTTTTCAGAATCAATCGAGAAACTCTTAAACGAAAAACTCATTAATAATTTAACTATTTCATATATCTTAGTCAATTTGGGTAGAAAAGAATTAGAAGAAAGACTATTTTACAAAATAGATCCAAAATATAGTCTAAAGGGAAAACGAGGCCAAAAAGTTAAACTAATTATTAACTAA
- a CDS encoding malate dehydrogenase: MKVTVVGAGAVGASCAEYIAMKDFCSEVVLVDIKEGFAEGKAMDLMQTASLNGFDTKITGTTGDYSKTAGSHVAVITSGIPRKPGMTREELIGINAGIVKEVTENLVKNSPEVIIIVVSNPMDTMAYLVHKTSGLPKHKIIGMGGALDSARFKYRLAEALEAPISDVDGMVIAAHSDTGMLPLLSKATRNGVPVTEFLDDAKQKYVIEETKVGGATLTKLLGTSAWYAPGAAVSVMVQAIACDQKKMIPCSLMLDGEYGESDICLGVPAIIGKNGVESIVNITLTADEQLKFAEAAQAVREVNGDLKF, translated from the coding sequence ATGAAAGTAACCGTAGTAGGTGCAGGTGCTGTAGGAGCAAGTTGTGCAGAATACATCGCAATGAAAGACTTCTGTTCAGAAGTAGTTTTAGTAGATATCAAAGAAGGTTTTGCTGAAGGAAAAGCAATGGACTTGATGCAGACTGCATCTTTGAACGGATTTGATACAAAAATTACAGGTACAACAGGAGATTACAGCAAAACAGCAGGTTCTCATGTAGCGGTAATCACTTCTGGTATCCCAAGAAAACCGGGAATGACAAGAGAAGAATTAATCGGTATCAACGCGGGAATTGTAAAAGAAGTTACTGAAAACTTAGTAAAAAATTCTCCTGAAGTAATCATCATTGTGGTTTCTAACCCAATGGATACTATGGCTTATTTGGTACACAAAACTTCAGGTCTTCCTAAGCACAAGATCATCGGTATGGGTGGTGCTTTAGATTCTGCAAGATTCAAATACAGATTGGCTGAGGCTTTAGAAGCTCCAATCTCTGACGTAGACGGTATGGTAATCGCTGCTCACAGTGATACAGGTATGCTTCCATTATTAAGCAAAGCAACAAGAAACGGAGTTCCGGTAACTGAATTCTTGGATGATGCTAAACAAAAATATGTAATAGAAGAAACTAAAGTGGGTGGAGCTACATTAACTAAATTGTTAGGTACTTCAGCTTGGTATGCTCCAGGTGCTGCAGTTTCTGTAATGGTTCAGGCAATTGCTTGCGACCAAAAGAAAATGATCCCTTGTTCACTAATGCTTGACGGAGAATATGGCGAAAGCGATATCTGCTTAGGTGTTCCTGCAATCATCGGGAAAAATGGTGTTGAAAGCATTGTAAACATCACATTGACTGCTGACGAACAATTAAAATTTGCTGAAGCTGCACAAGCAGTAAGAGAAGTAAATGGTGATTTGAAGTTTTAA
- a CDS encoding biliverdin-producing heme oxygenase codes for MVSEYLKQNTAEFHDAAEKLFSSDKIFSKTFTLEDYKKIINTNYLMLLHSENKIFSSLSDKFSEKLHLDKRVKLPLIEKDLASLDLKNQTASHDFELANVHEALGAMYVIEGSTLGGNVIAKQLSKTEGFDDVTFNFLDAIRKIQDRCGRISKKF; via the coding sequence ATGGTATCTGAATATTTAAAACAAAACACGGCTGAATTTCATGATGCAGCTGAAAAACTATTTAGTTCTGATAAAATTTTCAGCAAAACATTCACTTTAGAAGATTACAAGAAAATCATCAATACCAATTATCTGATGCTTCTTCACAGTGAAAACAAAATATTCAGCAGTCTTTCTGACAAATTCTCTGAAAAACTTCATTTAGATAAAAGAGTAAAACTTCCTTTGATTGAAAAAGATCTGGCGAGTTTAGATTTAAAAAATCAAACTGCTTCTCACGATTTTGAATTGGCAAATGTGCACGAAGCTTTGGGAGCAATGTACGTGATTGAAGGTTCTACTTTGGGTGGAAATGTAATCGCAAAGCAGCTTTCAAAAACTGAAGGTTTTGATGATGTTACATTCAATTTTTTGGATGCTATCAGGAAAATACAGGACCGATGTGGAAGAATTTCAAAGAAGTTTTAG
- a CDS encoding sensor histidine kinase produces MKKELEYRLDLNLKASQLKSEFLKHNTLFESLVENKSEIRNLPEADGLAVVSENYVVTDGVTPQRDVIHEIVDWAYRNTEETIFMSRSFLKDFGNELGLDETAGGIVIYFVEKSKNELLIWFRKEFDDHINWAGNPEKKIEVFSQNGEERNIISPRTSFEAFKEEIKGNSRRWSSRNEIAIQSIRDVILETSHRQYVTIKRLNEQLKKVNEELDSFSYTISHDLGTPLTVMKLNAQMLLKSLSDISDKNKHKISSIIDEIDNMAEMMHDVLQLSRAKHSEIELEDLETRHTIDKITENAKLTFDTPKSVVVVKDCPNVMADKTLLHQVFLNIINNAIKYSSKQDQPEILIEGMEDGELVIYKITDNGIGIPESEKHRMFKIFNRMDNARKFKGNGIGLSIVHRIMNRIGGNVDYESSINGTCFILTFQNPKFVKQL; encoded by the coding sequence ATCAAAAAAGAATTAGAATATCGTTTAGATTTAAATTTAAAAGCATCACAGCTTAAATCTGAATTTTTAAAGCATAATACCTTATTCGAATCGCTTGTAGAAAACAAATCTGAAATCAGAAATCTTCCTGAAGCAGACGGTTTGGCAGTAGTTTCAGAAAATTATGTCGTGACCGACGGTGTTACTCCCCAGCGTGATGTTATTCACGAAATCGTCGATTGGGCATATCGAAATACTGAAGAAACCATATTCATGAGCCGTAGTTTTCTTAAAGATTTCGGTAATGAATTGGGTCTTGATGAAACAGCAGGTGGAATCGTTATTTATTTTGTTGAAAAAAGTAAAAACGAATTACTGATCTGGTTCAGAAAAGAATTTGACGATCATATCAACTGGGCAGGAAATCCCGAAAAGAAAATAGAAGTATTTTCTCAAAACGGAGAAGAAAGAAATATCATTTCACCGAGAACGTCTTTTGAAGCTTTTAAAGAAGAAATAAAGGGGAATTCCAGAAGATGGAGCAGCAGAAACGAAATTGCGATACAGTCAATCCGTGATGTGATTTTAGAAACGTCTCACAGACAGTATGTCACAATCAAAAGACTGAACGAGCAGCTGAAAAAAGTAAATGAAGAATTAGACAGTTTTTCATATACGATTTCGCATGATTTGGGAACTCCGTTGACAGTAATGAAACTGAATGCGCAGATGTTGCTGAAAAGTCTTTCTGATATTTCTGATAAAAACAAACATAAAATCAGTTCTATTATTGACGAGATCGACAATATGGCTGAAATGATGCATGACGTTTTGCAATTAAGCAGAGCCAAACACAGCGAAATTGAGCTGGAAGATTTAGAAACGCGGCATACCATAGACAAAATTACAGAAAATGCAAAACTGACCTTTGACACTCCGAAAAGCGTAGTAGTAGTCAAAGATTGTCCAAACGTTATGGCAGACAAAACTTTATTGCATCAGGTGTTTTTAAATATAATCAATAATGCAATCAAGTATTCATCCAAACAGGATCAGCCTGAAATTCTGATAGAAGGAATGGAAGACGGAGAGCTGGTTATTTACAAAATCACCGACAACGGTATCGGAATTCCTGAATCTGAAAAACACAGAATGTTTAAGATTTTCAACAGGATGGATAACGCCAGAAAGTTCAAAGGAAACGGAATCGGACTTTCAATTGTTCACCGAATCATGAATAGGATTGGCGGAAATGTCGATTACGAAAGTAGTATTAACGGAACTTGTTTTATTTTAACGTTTCAAAACCCTAAATTTGTGAAACAACTTTAA
- a CDS encoding GAF domain-containing protein, with amino-acid sequence MNFVECHDEPIHIPGYIQSFGYLIGIDAVSHTITFFSENITDVFNVENSEIFFGKKLTDFPELFQTVMTSDIFESLENLTRRDNETYFDKIFIGDQEYHFSIFKSQNQIFLEFEALLKNPEKRITNKYDNFYIVDNDQEIWDQLLSTLFNIINYDRIMVYKFMEDGSGKVIAEKANDSLESYLGLHYPESDIPRQARDLYKKKRKRIFSNVYAEPVKLVSKTIDTIDLTFVASRAMSPIHGQYIKNSGASSSFSVSIIIDDKLWGLVTCQNSEPKHIDLEDRVQAGIFTVLASNAYSSFKSKKN; translated from the coding sequence ATGAATTTTGTTGAGTGTCATGATGAGCCCATCCATATACCGGGTTACATACAAAGTTTTGGTTATCTGATTGGCATCGATGCAGTATCTCATACCATTACATTTTTCAGTGAAAATATTACAGATGTTTTTAATGTTGAAAATTCTGAAATCTTTTTCGGAAAGAAACTGACAGACTTTCCGGAGCTTTTTCAGACAGTTATGACTTCTGATATTTTCGAATCTTTAGAAAATCTTACCCGCAGAGACAACGAAACCTACTTCGATAAAATTTTTATCGGAGATCAAGAATATCACTTCTCGATTTTTAAAAGCCAGAATCAGATTTTTTTGGAGTTTGAAGCACTTTTAAAAAATCCCGAAAAACGAATCACCAATAAGTACGATAATTTCTACATCGTTGATAACGATCAGGAAATTTGGGATCAGCTTTTAAGCACGCTTTTCAATATCATCAACTATGACCGAATCATGGTCTACAAATTCATGGAAGATGGTTCCGGTAAAGTGATTGCCGAAAAAGCCAATGATAGTCTTGAAAGTTATTTAGGCTTACATTATCCCGAATCTGATATCCCGAGACAGGCTCGTGACCTTTATAAAAAGAAAAGAAAAAGAATTTTCAGTAATGTGTATGCAGAGCCGGTGAAGTTGGTCAGCAAAACGATTGATACCATTGATCTCACTTTTGTTGCATCACGTGCAATGTCGCCTATTCATGGGCAGTACATCAAAAATTCTGGTGCTTCTTCAAGTTTCAGTGTGTCAATTATTATTGATGACAAACTTTGGGGGTTGGTAACTTGTCAAAATTCTGAGCCCAAACATATTGACCTCGAAGATCGTGTGCAGGCCGGCATTTTTACAGTTTTGGCATCCAATGCCTATTCCTCATTTAAATCAAAAAAGAATTAG
- a CDS encoding nucleoid-associated protein, which produces MFSKIAVHRVGNKINGESLILSQEELQLDEGTVELLENYFLGSFKTEETYQFYSDTYLVNNPVFSSVSEIFEDKAKFLWESENLAKHLFEAAENPRVQGGELFVVYFEDDREGDDKVDKIGIFKTEKRESFLKIFPKNESFEIDKDQGISLSKIDKAALIYNSSKESGYVLSVVDNNKNGDMYYWFEDFLKVKQRDDEYFHTQEALMVYKDYIIKQLPQEFEVSKADQADFLNQSINFFKEKEEFKLDEFAAEVLKDEHVIESFNNFKTDYEQEMQINIAEEFPISEAAVKKTQRHFKSIIKLDKNFHIYIHGDRKMLEQGQDEKGKYYMLYFDKEV; this is translated from the coding sequence ATGTTTTCAAAAATTGCAGTACACAGAGTCGGAAATAAAATCAACGGTGAATCACTTATTCTTTCTCAGGAAGAACTTCAGCTGGATGAAGGAACCGTAGAATTGTTGGAGAATTATTTTTTAGGTTCATTCAAAACTGAAGAAACTTACCAATTTTATAGTGATACTTATTTGGTCAATAATCCTGTATTCAGTTCTGTGTCAGAAATTTTTGAAGACAAAGCGAAGTTCCTTTGGGAATCTGAAAATCTTGCAAAACATCTCTTTGAAGCAGCCGAAAATCCACGAGTTCAGGGTGGCGAATTGTTTGTTGTTTATTTTGAAGACGATAGAGAAGGTGACGATAAAGTGGACAAAATTGGTATTTTTAAAACCGAAAAAAGAGAATCTTTCCTAAAGATTTTCCCTAAAAATGAATCATTCGAAATAGATAAAGATCAGGGAATAAGCCTTTCAAAAATCGATAAAGCAGCATTGATTTACAACAGCAGTAAAGAAAGCGGTTACGTACTTTCTGTAGTTGATAATAACAAAAATGGCGACATGTATTATTGGTTCGAAGATTTCCTGAAAGTGAAGCAACGTGACGATGAATATTTTCACACGCAAGAGGCGTTGATGGTTTATAAAGATTATATCATCAAGCAGCTTCCGCAGGAATTTGAGGTTTCAAAGGCTGATCAGGCAGATTTTCTGAATCAGTCGATTAATTTTTTCAAAGAAAAAGAAGAATTTAAACTCGATGAATTTGCGGCTGAGGTTTTGAAAGATGAGCATGTCATTGAAAGCTTTAATAATTTTAAAACCGATTACGAGCAGGAAATGCAGATCAATATTGCAGAAGAATTTCCAATCAGTGAAGCGGCAGTTAAGAAAACGCAGAGACATTTTAAAAGTATCATTAAATTGGATAAAAACTTCCATATTTACATTCACGGAGACCGAAAAATGCTAGAGCAGGGTCAGGATGAAAAAGGAAAATATTATATGCTTTACTTTGACAAAGAGGTTTAA